AAAGTCGAGAAGAATAAAGAGCATTTCTTTGACGGAATTGATTGCCGGCGATTCTTTAACCGCGTCTGCTGTTTTGCCTGTGTTGCCTAGATCTTTAGATGTTGGACTATGAGCATACATTCGGAAGCACGATTAACATGTACCAAAAATCCGTTGGTGTAGATATGGATATGTACTCATTGATTTAGTCACTCTGAGACCTCCTGAATAGGGATAGACACTTTCGATCGAAAATATATTTGGGCTGCATTTTATACTTATTCACCGTATAAATTGCTTCCTACCGAGGCGCGACGGGAGGGAAGATTTTAAACGCAATTCTGGTTAATTCGCCCTCGAGGTGACGCTTCTGTTCTCTCTTATTCATTGTGGAGGGGATGCATAGTATATAGGCGTCAACGATTCCCACCACGCAGATATTTAGGCCCTGCTCGAACTGTTCTCAACATTCCTTCGTCATCATGGTATCTATGGCCCAGAAAAAGTAGCCACCATCTCAATGATAGCTCTTTCCCGCGCATTTCAAGTACACAAGTTTACCAACAATTTCACTGATGATGTACCAAGTCATAACCGCTACAGGGTACGATTCCCAACACATTTGTCAACCGTTCACGTGAAAAAGGGATCTTTAAACTTCTCTGTGGCAACCGAAGAAAGCACAGTAGGCACTGCCCAAATATTCTTTGATGCCAAAGAACTGACTAGAGAGGTTGCGGGataacagaaaaaatcagCATGCGGAGTGGGGACTTGTCTCCATATATTAGTTCATCAACAGTTTTGCTGTTGGGTACGAAATCATATATACCCCTACAGGGTACGATTCATAACACACATGTCAACTGCTCAAGTTCTAATTTGCAGAGAGCACGGGTACTATTTTTCCGTGGAAGCCGTTTAGCGCATATCAATCAAGGCTTAGACAATGAGCTTCTGAACGAGGGTCCAAACCCAACACGCGGATCTTCTCTTTGAccgaaaaaggaagtatCGCAGGCACGAAAAAGGGTTTTTTAAGGTACCCCGGCTTCCCTATAATTAGCATTCTTCTCTTCGGCACATACGAGAGAATATAGGCAATGCAAAGCATGCATTCATATACGAAATCTATGGAAGACAGGTCGTTCAAAGACAGGCGCATCTCCAGGCTCATCTCCAAGCACATCTCCACAGCGACAGCGGATATGGATGCGAGAGGTAAGATGAGAAAGAGTGAGGGATAAATGGTGAGGTTCGTTAATTCGTTTGGGTACTAGCAAGCCGACCAAAAAAACcatataaatagagcagCTTTAATCTGCTATATTTGAGAATACaccttcattattttctttctactTAAGCCTATATCAgcactaaagaaacaatccaaaacaaacaaatacaatggtcaaattaacttcaatcgctgctggtgtcgccgCTCTAGCTGCTGGTGCCtctgccaccaccaccctagctcaatccgacgaaagagtcaacttggttgaattgggtgtctacgtttctgatatcagagctcacttggcccaatactacttgttccaagccgCCCACCCAACTGAAACCTACCCAGTCGAAGTCGCTCAAGCTGTCTTCAACTACGGTGACTTCACCACGATGTTGACCGGTATTGCTCCAGCCCAAGTgaccagaatgatcacCGGTGTTCCATGGTACTCTACCAGATTGAGACCAGCCATCTCCAAAGCTCTATCCAAGGACGGTATTTACACCATTGCCAAATAGGTAACACGCTTTTATTAATGAAATCCTACGGACATTAGGAAggaatgaaaaaacaaaaaaatatgatttgACGGTGTATATAGTtaaatatgtgtatattaatattataaacctCTCGATCAATTatggtatttttgaaacggtGGCGGAATGGATTACGGAATGAGATTGTGTAAAGTTCATTTCGTGAATGCAATTTACTGAGTAACCAAAGGGATAGTATATGTTACGAGGTACAAAGGGGGTATAGATGGATAGtataaatgaaataatgattagTGAAGATTAATGAGGATTACTTATGActggtgaatattttatgaaaagtgaaaaatagttaaaaaatataaaatggagAGATTAATTATAGGAAAATGagagtaatgatattatatgGTAGCGCTATATGAGTATGTTATATTCTATGGtccgtgtgcgtatgtaGTTGTATTATAGTGTAGTGCATGGAGTGGAGATACTGGGACATAAAACTTGGACTTAGGTgatatttatttatgttcATGTGGCGGGTGAGTAGTATGCGAAGgatatataagaagaaaggagaTAATGGGAGAGGAAGagtatgatgatgaataatgGAATTTGAGTAGGGGTTAAAGTGATTGGATTAATTTATGTAGCAtccgtgtgcgtatgtaGTGGTGTTATGttaagaatatattgagaatactgCAATGGCGGCTAATTGaggtgatgatattttgtATTATATGTTAGCAATGATATGCTGATGGGAGCAGTATGATGTTAGAGAGTGGAGGGCATGGGGGTGatgtgatggtggtgattgtattgtatatattgtCTATGTTAACAATGGCGTAATGCAGAAGCTGATGTATAGTCAAGGTGTTAGAGTATTGAAGTACTGAGTGCAGTTGTATGGTCCACAAGGATGTGTAATTGATTATAGATAGTTAGATGTGGTAGAAATAGGTAGGGAGAATAAGTAGCACAGGATATAAACTACTGAGGTGAGGGCCATATATAGTGATGAGATGTGATATGGCAGTATTTTGTAGCATCCGTGTGAGTTTGTGCTGGATGTGATATTATGATTTAATGACTAAGAGCCGGTTTAATGAGGCGGGATACATGATGGATATAGGGTGATGGTCTAAGTAAGGTGGGTGGTGTATGTTTATAGTTtacgattattgtatatatgggagGTAATGGAGTGTAGTGTTTGGTAATTATAGAGGAGGTGTGGAGATGACGAGTGCATGTATATGTTGTTTAGGGCATAGGAAAGGCATATGAAGTGTTAAATGTGAGATAGTATGAGTTTGGTGTAATGACATTAGGTATGAACCGCTGGGTGTGCCACGCGGTAGTATCAAAATAAGGAGTTAGTAATTAGGggatacagaagagatgaggaGGTGGTGAGTTGGGGATATGTTATTCAGGATGCAGATAAGGGGTATGAAGTGTTAGATGTGAGATAGTATGAGTTTGGTGTAATGACATTAGGTATGAACGGCTGGGTGTGCCACGCGGTAGTATCAAAGTAAGGTGATAGTAATTGagagatacagaagaggtgagagggtgataacttggggatatactatCCAGGATACAGATATGagatatagatggataaatGTGGAATACAgtgagtttaatgtggaaatggccctgggtataaaccactgaggtaagggccgtacttagtgatgttatagatgagaggtggtttagtactatataataagggCTTATATTGGTCACGTGTTTGTATTTCGGgctacagaagaggtgagagggtgataacttggggatatactattcagGATACAAGGACACGATATAGATACataaatgtgaaatataatgagtttagtgttgaaatgacccagggtataaaccgctgaggtaagggccgtatttagtgatgttatGGATGAGAGGtggtaaagcatgtggtggggtgAGAAAGCGTGGGGTACATGGTCAGGGTAACAATAAGGGTgttcttacagtccgtttgagtggtggatagggtaatagcagagaaagtggtagtgatgatgatggtggtgatgatagtgatggtgatgatattgttagtaatggtgatgg
The window above is part of the Saccharomyces kudriavzevii IFO 1802 strain IFO1802 genome assembly, chromosome: 13 genome. Proteins encoded here:
- the SKDI13G4570 gene encoding SRP1/TIP1 family protein; its protein translation is MVKLTSIAAGVAALAAGASATTTLAQSDERVNLVELGVYVSDIRAHLAQYYLFQAAHPTETYPVEVAQAVFNYGDFTTMLTGIAPAQVTRMITGVPWYSTRLRPAISKALSKDGIYTIAK